One Bacillus spongiae DNA window includes the following coding sequences:
- a CDS encoding CD3324 family protein, translating to MSYINANKILPEKLLKELQQYVQGETIYIPKTKNNFQKWGTCSGGRQKINERNTSMKNDFKNGKTVYQLAEQHFLSIETVKKIIYTKN from the coding sequence ATGAGTTATATAAATGCAAACAAAATTCTACCTGAAAAACTTCTAAAAGAACTTCAACAATATGTTCAAGGGGAAACAATATATATTCCTAAAACGAAGAATAATTTTCAAAAATGGGGTACATGTTCTGGTGGAAGGCAAAAAATCAATGAAAGAAATACTTCTATGAAAAATGATTTTAAAAATGGAAAGACTGTTTATCAATTAGCTGAACAACATTTCCTTTCAATTGAAACTGTAAAAAAAATAATTTATACAAAGAATTAA
- a CDS encoding Crp/Fnr family transcriptional regulator, with translation MNEENISQLLSTFPIFKDLQQEEIEKVVKISFSRTFIKGSHVFLQEDPLENVYFIYKGRIKIYKSELNGKEQIVSILKEGDMFPHVGFFRKGNYPAFSEVLDNAELVVVPIEQFEQILIENPKLCIRIFNILGSKIVDLQERLQVQLLNNTHDQVIKLLIRISKTHGEHIQGDTYALKVAFSNSELASMIGLTRETISRTLSKLRKAKVIHVDEHGHLYFSIQDLVDNLENL, from the coding sequence ATGAACGAAGAAAATATTTCTCAACTCCTTTCTACATTCCCAATTTTTAAAGATTTACAACAAGAAGAAATTGAAAAAGTTGTGAAAATTTCATTCTCTAGAACCTTCATAAAAGGAAGCCACGTATTCTTACAGGAGGATCCACTCGAAAACGTCTACTTTATTTATAAAGGTCGGATAAAAATTTATAAAAGTGAACTGAATGGAAAGGAACAAATCGTCTCAATCTTAAAGGAAGGAGATATGTTTCCTCATGTCGGTTTCTTTCGTAAAGGGAACTACCCTGCATTTTCAGAGGTGCTCGATAATGCAGAATTAGTCGTTGTTCCAATCGAACAATTTGAACAAATACTAATCGAAAACCCTAAATTATGTATTAGAATCTTTAATATACTTGGAAGTAAAATAGTTGATCTCCAGGAACGTCTTCAAGTACAACTATTAAATAATACCCATGATCAAGTAATCAAATTATTAATTAGAATCTCGAAAACTCATGGAGAGCATATCCAAGGCGATACTTACGCATTAAAAGTGGCGTTTAGTAATAGTGAACTTGCTAGTATGATTGGGCTAACAAGAGAAACCATTAGTCGAACCTTGTCAAAACTAAGAAAAGCAAAGGTTATTCATGTAGACGAACATGGTCATCTTTACTTTAGTATCCAAGATTTAGTGGATAATCTTGAAAATTTATAA
- the hmpA gene encoding NO-inducible flavohemoprotein — MLSQDTIAIIKSTVPVLETHGTKITKRFYQIMFDSHPELLDIFNHANQKQGRQQTALANAVYAAAANIDQLEKILPVVKQIGHKHRGLGIKPEQYPIVGSCLLQAIKEVLGDAATDEIINAWGEAYGVIADAFIGVEDEMYKAAEQQKGGWSDFREFYIDQKIKESDVITSFYLKPVDKGDISSFLPGQYITIKVKPKDQKHTQLRQYSLSDAPGKDYYRISVKREDEVGEKAAGVVSNYLHHEANEGDTILLSAPAGDFALDTKKEAPIVLLSGGVGLTPMISMLNTVIEKQPNRDVTFIHAALNSDVHAMAEHVNNIAKQHNNVKKYVAYSDPTTSDRAEKNYDKEGFVTLDTLKDLVHDNQSEFYFCGPVPFMKAIYRNIKELGIPQEQIHYEFFGPAGELEE, encoded by the coding sequence ATGCTTTCTCAAGACACAATTGCTATTATTAAATCAACCGTTCCGGTATTAGAAACACATGGAACAAAAATCACAAAAAGATTTTATCAAATAATGTTTGACTCACACCCGGAGTTATTAGATATTTTTAACCATGCCAATCAAAAACAAGGTCGTCAACAAACGGCATTAGCTAACGCTGTTTATGCTGCAGCAGCAAACATTGATCAATTGGAAAAAATCCTACCGGTTGTTAAACAAATTGGACATAAACATAGAGGCCTAGGAATTAAACCAGAGCAATACCCTATTGTTGGCTCTTGTCTTTTACAAGCAATCAAAGAAGTATTAGGTGATGCAGCAACAGATGAAATCATCAATGCATGGGGAGAAGCTTATGGTGTCATTGCAGATGCATTTATTGGTGTTGAAGATGAAATGTACAAAGCAGCGGAACAACAAAAAGGTGGCTGGTCTGACTTTAGAGAATTTTATATTGATCAAAAAATTAAAGAAAGCGATGTTATTACATCCTTCTATTTAAAACCAGTAGACAAAGGAGACATTTCATCCTTCCTACCAGGTCAATATATAACAATTAAAGTAAAGCCTAAAGACCAAAAACATACTCAACTTCGTCAATATAGCTTATCAGATGCACCTGGAAAAGATTACTACCGTATTAGTGTTAAACGCGAAGATGAAGTGGGAGAGAAAGCAGCAGGAGTTGTGTCGAATTATCTTCATCATGAAGCAAATGAGGGAGATACTATTCTATTAAGTGCTCCAGCAGGTGACTTTGCTCTAGATACAAAGAAAGAAGCTCCTATTGTCCTATTGAGCGGGGGAGTTGGTCTAACTCCTATGATTAGTATGTTAAATACAGTTATTGAGAAGCAACCAAATCGTGATGTTACATTTATTCATGCCGCTTTAAACAGTGACGTTCATGCTATGGCAGAACATGTGAATAACATTGCAAAACAACATAACAACGTAAAGAAATACGTTGCTTACTCTGATCCTACTACTAGTGATCGTGCTGAAAAGAACTATGATAAAGAAGGGTTCGTAACATTAGATACGCTTAAAGATCTCGTTCACGATAACCAATCAGAATTCTATTTCTGCGGCCCTGTTCCATTTATGAAAGCCATATATCGAAACATCAAGGAACTAGGTATACCACAAGAACAAATTCATTATGAATTCTTCGGTCCAGCTGGGGAACTAGAAGAATAA
- a CDS encoding phosphotransferase enzyme family protein, translating to MAYEQNSPLSKKEALQKVAELSAERYHLQVKQLEFLSDETNFLYKVIDSFGDVYALKIFEEEYSSLEDNLTEIFFMDIVNKTNHISAPRMIPGKDGEKLQVISSDYTSTPKYVSVYSWLDGEELEGNENDKRLVQLGELTAHLHNATYGISVPTELTPKMWNEVFYFKGEQAIYKQEEFQKHLSKEYHQIMDSIIPYLNNKLSSFYKNNIEDIQLIHGDLNPFNIKVQDEQMHIIDFADSMLGLPIHDLSIMLYYYKYNESLKFDEVKKLYFEGYRKIRDLPEVTDYELDLFMTARRVSFLNYILEVSEDPTNFIERNISRVKDFLKKYNIKL from the coding sequence ATGGCATACGAACAAAATAGCCCATTATCCAAAAAAGAAGCTTTACAAAAGGTAGCTGAACTTTCGGCAGAAAGATATCATCTACAAGTAAAGCAATTAGAATTTTTGAGTGACGAGACCAACTTTTTATACAAGGTTATCGATAGCTTTGGCGACGTATATGCGTTAAAGATTTTTGAAGAGGAATATAGTTCTCTTGAAGATAACCTTACTGAAATATTTTTTATGGACATTGTAAATAAAACAAACCACATTTCAGCACCAAGAATGATCCCTGGTAAAGATGGTGAGAAATTACAAGTTATTTCATCAGATTATACTTCTACACCGAAATATGTTTCCGTTTATAGTTGGTTGGATGGTGAAGAGTTAGAAGGAAATGAAAATGATAAGCGGCTTGTGCAATTAGGTGAGCTAACTGCTCATTTGCATAACGCAACATACGGGATTTCAGTCCCTACAGAACTTACCCCAAAAATGTGGAATGAAGTGTTTTATTTTAAGGGAGAACAAGCCATATATAAGCAAGAAGAATTTCAGAAACATTTGTCAAAGGAATACCATCAAATAATGGACAGTATTATCCCTTATTTAAATAATAAATTATCTTCTTTCTATAAAAATAATATTGAAGACATTCAATTAATACATGGTGACCTAAATCCATTTAATATTAAGGTACAAGATGAACAAATGCACATTATTGATTTTGCAGACTCTATGCTTGGTTTACCTATACACGATTTATCAATAATGTTGTATTACTACAAGTATAATGAATCTCTAAAGTTTGACGAAGTTAAAAAACTTTATTTTGAAGGTTATAGAAAGATTCGTGATTTGCCTGAAGTAACTGACTATGAGCTAGATTTATTTATGACAGCTAGAAGAGTAAGTTTCCTGAATTATATATTGGAGGTTAGTGAAGATCCAACAAACTTTATAGAAAGAAATATATCTAGAGTGAAAGATTTCTTGAAAAAATATAACATCAAGTTATAA
- a CDS encoding phage head spike fiber domain-containing protein has translation MKKFIKAASTTTLATIIGMSTINPTNVLASSQNATDSVLDSQPLVTPFHSYYEGISEYPELAIPNLSEALQNTYEVFPESTKDLEGGQVTHQGQGHLFQPLGIYNDSIDTQGEVWSLVDSISDSYKFIAGYISPDGKFYDFYSDISPRSIFLEEYIREAKNEFRKVLSDILSIEFSSGEGHVPENQYYGTLLFDWGEFTPVNGQLDMYYKKVEETFSLNGASNFGFPVMLLPEVEVGIPSSEINVFTSSVGLDTNHFDYGYNETLSSVFGYEIILPRDDLSTSYQYNYNGGSVDFTLYQLVMEYSFEPNDAVKRSASSLKRSLDSKGLGTSTLKWEGAFQSPVVYEAGLFAVEKEQEQNLLEPSSINDFTDSGWNRNENKLNISFSSETTPDGELAQKLTQTEVNGSVQQYVNIASEGKKYTFGVWLKADEPHQAQIKIQNRHNTESTGLKVDVTTEWQYFSVTSDQPFSTNDGITAVIWPSVYNGTTDSVYASKAKLIEE, from the coding sequence ATGAAAAAATTTATTAAAGCAGCTTCAACAACAACACTGGCAACAATAATAGGCATGAGTACAATAAATCCTACTAATGTTCTTGCTTCAAGTCAAAATGCAACTGACAGTGTATTAGATAGTCAACCATTAGTAACTCCCTTTCATAGCTACTATGAGGGAATATCGGAATATCCTGAACTAGCTATACCTAATTTATCTGAAGCTTTACAGAATACTTATGAAGTATTCCCTGAATCTACAAAAGATTTAGAAGGAGGACAGGTGACTCATCAAGGTCAAGGTCATTTATTTCAACCTCTTGGTATTTATAACGATTCTATTGATACACAAGGTGAAGTATGGTCTTTAGTAGATTCGATTAGTGATTCCTATAAATTTATCGCTGGATATATTTCACCAGATGGAAAATTTTATGATTTTTATTCAGACATTAGCCCACGCTCTATTTTTTTAGAAGAGTACATTAGAGAAGCAAAAAATGAGTTCAGAAAAGTACTGTCGGATATTTTAAGCATAGAATTTAGTTCTGGAGAAGGACATGTTCCTGAAAACCAATACTACGGCACGCTTCTCTTCGATTGGGGCGAATTCACCCCTGTGAATGGCCAATTAGATATGTATTATAAAAAAGTTGAAGAGACATTTAGTCTGAATGGAGCTTCAAACTTTGGTTTTCCAGTAATGTTACTCCCTGAGGTCGAGGTAGGAATCCCTTCTTCTGAAATAAATGTTTTTACTTCTTCAGTTGGTTTGGATACAAATCATTTTGATTATGGGTATAATGAAACATTATCTAGTGTTTTTGGATATGAAATCATTCTTCCTAGGGACGATTTATCAACCAGTTATCAATATAATTATAATGGAGGCTCAGTCGATTTTACTCTCTATCAGCTTGTAATGGAATATTCTTTTGAACCTAATGATGCTGTAAAGAGATCAGCTTCGAGTCTTAAGAGATCGCTAGATAGTAAAGGTCTTGGCACTAGTACGTTGAAATGGGAGGGAGCGTTCCAATCTCCAGTTGTCTATGAAGCTGGGCTATTTGCTGTAGAAAAGGAACAAGAACAAAATCTATTAGAACCATCTTCAATAAATGACTTTACAGACTCTGGATGGAATAGAAATGAAAATAAGCTTAACATAAGCTTTAGCTCAGAAACAACCCCTGATGGTGAACTAGCACAAAAATTAACCCAAACAGAGGTTAACGGTTCTGTACAGCAATATGTAAATATCGCTTCAGAAGGCAAGAAATATACATTTGGCGTTTGGTTGAAAGCAGATGAGCCTCACCAAGCACAGATAAAGATTCAAAATCGTCACAATACTGAATCAACAGGATTAAAAGTCGATGTTACAACTGAATGGCAGTATTTCTCCGTAACATCGGACCAACCGTTTTCTACAAATGATGGGATAACGGCTGTAATTTGGCCAAGTGTTTATAATGGAACAACAGACTCGGTGTATGCATCGAAAGCCAAGCTTATTGAAGAATAA